The DNA sequence AGTTTACGCCATATAGTTTGTTATACATGCATTCATTCAGTTCCATTCACCatttattgtatataaatatagatccAACTTAGGTTTAATGTCAGATGCTGTTATGTTACATTGTCATTTCCAACTGAAGTGCTTCAATGCCAGCCAATCCCACATAAAGGAAGACACAAGTTACAATCTTACTCCAAACTACACATCTTCAAAACAGCTGGCTTGAATTTCAGTATGCAACAAGAGGATTTCCTTATCTTAAGGTTACGATGGTTAAGGTGAAGGCTTTTGCTGGCAAAAGTTGAGCAGCAGCACAAATTTGATTAGAGAATATATTTGTTAATGAAAGACACGCAGGGTAGAGGATGGCATGTCAAATGACTGAGGGTCTTGTGACTGTAGGATTCAAGAAGATCAAATCATGTTGTATATAAAGAACTACTTAATTCAGTGATCTCAAGGCAGCTTAGATCAAAAACTTTGAGCAGCGTACAGAAATAAGACATGTTAGAGCCAATCAGttgtcatttttgaccatgCAACTGCTAAAACAACAAGGAGCACTGACTCTACACATTACTTTGGGACACATGAACTGTTTATCTGAGGTAGATCACACATTTACTAAAACTCAACTTAGAAATGATTCACACAATCAAATAGTTCACCCTTGTACACTACCTGACTCTGAACACCGGAGATATCGGCAATGCATCATTATATCAAGCAGAAAAAGAGCAGACAAGAGTAGGTTTCACACTTCCTTTATTGTAATCCAAATTTATACAAAATGGAGATTAGCGGTTAGACTTGGCCACTCTCTCCAGCTCATCTTTCTTCTTGATGGCATAAGAGTTGGAGGAACCCTGcaatacaaacagaaaaagaaCTTTGCAATAGCAGTCAAAATTcaacaaaaaaggaaaagatTCATAAGTTAATTTACTATACATGCTCTGGACATGTACACAATAAAATGCTCCAATCGGATTGCCTATCTCACCTTGGCAGCATTGATGAGCTCATCAGCAAGACACTCTGCAATAGTCTTGATGTTCCTGAAAGCAGCTTCTCTTGCACCGGTGCACAGCAGCCAGATGGCCTAAAATCATAAAACATCAACAGACAATAAGTGACCACTTTCACATAAACCGCATCTTCACCGGCCATTTCTGTGCTTTATATTTTCAGTGAATGACCAAGTCGCAAAGGCCTAAAGTGTTTTGGGTTACCAAAAGCATCCTAACTTACTACAAGTCCCTTAAAGTTCAACATGAAATCCACAATAACtcattttaatgcacatttctgGTCTCACTGATATGCGGTCTTAAAACAAAAAGGTTGCTTATTGGCATCTATAGTTTCATGAGCTtttaacatccatagaaccttttcattttcttttcacaaaaggttctttagattatcaaaatgttctttacattaagggaaaatgctttttttttttttttttttttttttttttttaagaactgttcattgaaagtttctttggggaaccaaaaacaGGTCTTCTATGGCAGTGTGAAAACAccattttggaacctttatatttttaagtgtacATCACTGCCAAAAATAAGTTAgcgtgcatatatatatatatatatagatagagagagagagagagagagacttgtCAATCAGACTATTACTTAAAAGGTGCAGTATGCAGGATTTGTCCGCTAGAGGTAGCTAGAGGCCTAtttaaaacaaaggcgtagcttgatgatgccaagtttgagcgcggaatcttgggacatgtggtcttcacctcaacagacagtgcaaaagaatagggataggactcgggaagaaatcatgttcatggatgcgattattaacgttattgtagtatgaagcagagcaggaccgagtgttgtgggagctgaacgaggcagCTGGAGCGAATGCGcaacacgcctcacgagcagcagatcttttattatgccacagtcgctggcgccgcttccgcttttccggtcatgagtatgaggtaacgcagctctgtttatcatattcgatacatttgagtgtgttgaaaatgttatagtgttactctgtgcgttcgctcggcggctgctgcgagacacttgttgcacattgcagtaagctagatcgattttagaatatattaaatgctgaatggcttgtgttgataaatggaatgaaattaattttaaaacatattgtatgatggagaaaattctgtattactgttacttaaaataaagctgcatctgattatgccaTGTTAGCTAcgtgacaaaatagtgtttttctctgaggcatggtaaagcatggtactcgcaaaaaaaaaaaaaaaaaaaaaaaaaaaaaaaatcaagaaaattagatttaaacaataagactaaacatgttaagctatataacaattagttttccGTCTAtaaatatcaaaacagttgttcccttgtctattaaaacatgtaatatattaaagcgtctttggtgtttccatggtttctataaaataaaaccggaaaccgaggcagaCTGAGGGTAACGCTgctatgacgcaattgacaggcgacttcTCTCACGTCCCGGAACCTTggttaaaatagcaattttctcaagatttacaaatagttggaaacatttgagatattgtaagtactcaagtgaacaaaatatatataactctggcctagtggtttttggatattttactgcaaaagttacatattgcacctttaaccaaGGATAAGTTGAAATGCTTCACATACAGATGCAAATGTCAAAACGATcaccgttcacacggatccacaaaagcgactaaaaacgctgtattatatATGCCAGCAGTTGGCGATGTGACTTTGTACACTACGGACCTacagactaaacacgtaatactcatgcgcatgacgtcaccattttcacaaattcacatttctgtagtttacactgagacgataatggtattgttttcaaaaacttgcactttgaaacccttttcaaatgtttgcactttcaggcccccaaaacacggttgtcgtgtaaatgatcGGCCAAAACACAGGAGTTTtcccatttttagttgaaaactgtgTTGTGTGAACCACCTGTAAAGAAACTTTAAATAGCCAGATAGctatttaaagatttttagcAAGCTCTCTCAAGTTGTAAAATCAGACCTGGTTGACTCTGCGCAGGGGGGACACGTCAACAGCCTGTCTCCTCACGGTTCCAGCACGTCCGATACGAGTGGAGTCTTCACGAGGGCCACTGTTGATGATGGCGTTCACCAGAATCTGCAGAGGATTCTGGAAAGGAAATAGAAATGGTCTATCATTAATACAGACTTAAGATCTCAGAAacaatttgctaaatcataaTACCATGTTTCCATTCTgcaatatttttaaacaggcATTATGACAAAAACCAGACCAAAGGCAGCTAAGCAGGAATAAATCTGGAAAAATCGCCTCACCTCGCCAGTGAGCAGGTGGATGATCTCAAAGGCGTGTTTCACAATGCGGACGGTCAGCAGTTTCTTGCCGTTGTTGCGTCCATGCATCATCATGGAGTTAGTGACGCGCTCCACAATGGGACACTGAGCCTTACGGAAACGCTTGGCTGCGTATCTGCCGCTGGAATGGGGGAGGTATTTGGCATATTTCTCCTTCACGGCAATGTAATCCTATCGAAAGAGAGAAACACACTGATAATTATATACATGAATTTCTACAGCCTCCAAATaataaacatgatcaaaacaatGCCAAAAAatctacatgccttctgtcgtctgattgatagttcatacttttttagcaagtaaaaaaccttttagtataattgtaaaaatgtccacCTTCAGGTCATGATAAGAGTCTTTTTTGCTGATATATACGCtgaaatatttcatgttttttataaagtaaacataataacttttttattattatttcaagagaaacatttttacaggactgaagcaacttgggTTTACTTGATTCATACAtgtttagaaaaatcatgttaagtATCAAATATAACACTACAGGCTTTTGAGTAACATTTATTTGTGGGTAAAAAAAGACACAGAGGTCCACATATGCAAAGCACATTAAACGCAAGTAAAACGTCTACTTTTAAGGTTTCAAATAAGTTTTGGGAGAATAAAGTGTCAAAATGTGGGTGAAAATGTTCcattgtcattcagtgtaacactTACATTTGTAAAAGTTGAAACAACATACTTATTCTGACCTGtacgtattaaaatatataaaagaataagtGAGCATACTAaatattattgcattttaaatgaataaaaaaattcttgCTGACAAATGGGCAAAACCTAGGATAGTGGCAaagtttaaaaatttaaaattacaagtaattagCATCTTTAATATggcataaatagatttttttttttttttttggtaaatatcCCTGAAAAgattgttacactgaatgacattttagtgggtgtcttctgtaaatcatggtaaaaatgtatgattgctcaaaacaaattaaacaggAACCATTCTGGTGTATTGAAAAACAACAATTCAAAGCTGTACTACACTTATTGTTTTGATGCTTAAAACCCCTTTTTCATCTTTGACCCTTGTACATCTCTCACTCATGTTGCATTGCACACAATTACAAAGCTTTGACCTTAAAACTAAGAATTTTATTATCTTACCAAGACACATTGAGAGATATAGAATGACAACTGATGTTTATATGCATTGAATAGTCTATTATAAAAATCTCATTGATGTACAAtaagctatcagaatttcatctaaCTTTTTGGCCATACAAAAAACTTACGCACTAAATTGTATATTTGGTCAGTTTGGTCCTCTGAATACTTTTTTGCTCCTTGAGCACAAGTATGCTATAAAAACACTTTCTTATTGTGTCTTATGTACttgtaaaaagattttttgaccattcttttGTCAGAGTAAGGGTTAATGGgcaaataaaaaagcaaatagGCAGTGTCGCATTTATGTCGTCCTGTGTGAGAGAGTCAAACACACCTGCAGTGAGATGTCATTGATCTGAACATCGTCAGTACTCCATTTGCCAAAGAGTTTGATCTCTGGAGTCTCAGCAACAGCTGGCGCAGCCTCCCAATCTTCTGCCatcttttcaatgaaatgaGAATGTCACTTATGTACATAAGGGTGTCCACAAAACacatcacccaaaaaaaaaaaattcatacattATTGGGGACTTGTCTCCCATAGGCATTGATAATTCAAAAATGGCCCTAAtaattcaaaatggccaaattgtcccccctaatatttgatatttcttAATGCTGCTCTCCATTATGTCCACACCGCTatgtttgttgttaggatgacaaacaGTTTAAAAGATGAAATGAGAATGTCACTTATGTACTTAAGGGTGTCCACAAAACacatcacccaaaaaaaaaacaaaaaaaacatacaagtTGATTTCAATAAGAATTAAATCGTGTCGCAATTCTATTTTATTGTAAGATTAAGAGAACAAAAACTTTCaattaatacaatacaatacaatacataaATGTTTCGTTCGACAGACAATTTATAttggagatttaaaaaaaaaaaaaaggataaaaaaacACGATCTCAAGTCGTCATATACATTATGAATATGATCACAACATATTTAGACCATAAATTTACTCTTAATCATTACGGCGCACCCCAATAATACAGTTAACATTAATCAGCTAAATTTGACATAATttgtaaaatagaaaaaaatgtcacaacGCAGAGGTGCGGATTCACTCTTGGTCTTTTCTAAGGGAGACAGCGGGCTCATGGAGCGCATTTACAAGACGTTCAAATTCATCATTTTGACGAGCTACATATGACATATACgggttaaaatataaatatcagtctaTTAACAACCAGATAAGTCTATTTTGATGTGTGTGGAATGGGTATAAACgctttaaaatatgtttttcatcGTTACCTTCgcagcgtgtgtgtgtatggcgCACTCGAGCAGGCGGAAAGGAAGAGCGACACGAGGGCCGAGAAAAAAACCACTTCCGCTCAAAGCGCTTCCGTGTCGAGCTCTTCTTCTGCTTTCTCATGTGGACGTGTATGGGGAATTATCGCCACCTGGCGCTGACTGCGAATAGGGTACGAAAATATGACCTAAAACTCTTAAAAAGTaaagatattttcatttttcaagaaATAGTCAGTGTACATAGCCTCTAAAAAATGTTGATcatcaaactaaatattaatcAGCTGTTTTagttttgaattaattttcaGCACGTTTTGCTATTTTAGGGGTAAAGCTAAGGTAACAAGTACAACCCTTGTAACAAAAAATGAGGCGTAAAAGTAGTCTAGTTCTCGTTCAAAGAAAAAACTGGACGGTGTAATACAATTGTCACCTTTTATAGGCTACGTGTAAAAGCATACTAAGGGAAGAAGGTTGAGGAGGTGACGGGGAAGACGACGTAtagcaaatctaataatgtcactgattaaacccactgcctatcactcaataaaataatcacatagctgagtgtttttgaaagtgttgtattttgttttgttgtaataacattacatttgcgagtatgactctcactcggcttgtgaatgagtataacttgcatgcagccacttcaaaactgttcacgAGCTCCTATGGGTTTGaatttggttgtcatttgttgaaataaatacaaaaaaatacagtgtgtcggtgtctgtcatagactgtaaaaaagggtgtctgtccgctgaatgTGACCCTCCGACCCTCCTCCGTGgccatatgggaaagtgaatatttacaaagacaacattaaaactacacTTACATTTAACGTTACACCCTTCCAACAATGAAATGAatcgacttctgtcagcttgttaaacatttatttatttggacattttctaccatatgatggctAAAGCAGCAGCGTGTGACACTGTTCTCAtggtaaccagatcaacattgtgaacggaattctacaaaacttaagtgaaaacaccaaattatCATTCAGTGTGTTAAAAtagcttctcttccctgcaaacgatacTATGAAGAATGTGgatatttaaccaagtcaaaaacaaataaggtaagcaggtatccatattcatttcagtatcagcagacgCAAAACGCTATAAAAGGCGACAAAGTTAAAGTTGAAAAACGATATGTTATGTAAACGACATAAACACCTTCTGGGTTCTCGATTTTATCGATTTGAGCAAACATAAACGACACAAAACATACGAATTTCGAGTTTTTGataggattcctatatagaaaaatcacttcctgccctccaAACTCAATCGCGCTGCtgcaatgacgtcatgtgcaaacatttatttaagtttaatttgcgataaatttaaaaaagtgtgatgtttttttttaaaaaaatttattgaCATGCTATGttgttttataacattttacttttttgtgatCAATGTGaaaaattaagaattaagaCTAAAAGCCGGCTTACACACTTGTGCTGTGAGTGTGACctgacacttttttttacatGAGAGCAGCTGTTTGTTTAACCTTGTTTCTAATTATAGCTGGCATTATCTTTAGAGATCCATCCAGATAATCTCACCTTAACCACATATCCTGTTTTTGCACCActttacaaacaaaacatctgtcTACTAACGCAATAGCACTATCCCGAATCTCTATTGAAGTATATGATTTAACCAGTAGAGGGCGGTGAAGCCTACACTACTTGTCTTTACCACCCATGCTCGCGACAGGACGTTAATGCGCAAGACCGtcccatgtcttaaaaatgcccAAGCACAGTGACAGCACACTTAAGTTGACTTAAAGCACACTAAATCCACACTATCTACCGCTCCGGAGCGGTCTTTGAGGCTAATACCGTCATTTATCATGTCTAGGAAAACCTTCCAGTGTAAGTTCATTAGATATTAACGTTACATATAATTCGTCTGTGAAACGTTAAGTGTTACACATTTTATTGGAGCAGAGGTTAGGCAATATGTAGCCTAGTTTGTAAAACGTTTGAAAATAAAGCAGTACAATCACGCAGGGATTTAGTGTGTACCACTGAGTAAACAAAACGTATTTTACCACTTGCGGTCTTCACACCCACGCCCGCTTGAACACTTTGGCCAAACTCCGGAAATACGTCATT is a window from the Ctenopharyngodon idella isolate HZGC_01 chromosome 15, HZGC01, whole genome shotgun sequence genome containing:
- the rps5 gene encoding 40S ribosomal protein S5, whose amino-acid sequence is MAEDWEAAPAVAETPEIKLFGKWSTDDVQINDISLQDYIAVKEKYAKYLPHSSGRYAAKRFRKAQCPIVERVTNSMMMHGRNNGKKLLTVRIVKHAFEIIHLLTGENPLQILVNAIINSGPREDSTRIGRAGTVRRQAVDVSPLRRVNQAIWLLCTGAREAAFRNIKTIAECLADELINAAKGSSNSYAIKKKDELERVAKSNR